The following are encoded together in the Bacteroidales bacterium MB20-C3-3 genome:
- a CDS encoding ABC-F family ATP-binding cassette domain-containing protein: protein MISINDLNVSFGGYDLFSDVNFHVGDKDKIGLVGKNGSGKSTILKILAGINKPSSGRVMIPSTEKIGYLPQEMEHNRDKSVIDEAMMAFSYIDKIKAEIEYISLQLAEREDYESDTYHKLIVSLNDFHDKLSIVETGNPRGDAEKTLSGLGFRSDELNRPTSTFSQGWNMRIELAKILLSSPSTLLLDEPTNHLDIESIQWLEEYLISYQGALILVSHDRRFLDRVTNRTVELMLGKIHDYKVPYTKYLGLRKERMEQQFAAYENQQRMIEKSEEFIERFRYKATKSNQVQSRIKQLDKIERIEVDEEDTSSIIVKFPPAPRSGNVVVKTKNLTKSYGDKIVFSNADIVIERGEKIALVGRNGEGKTTFMKLLCKDIDPTSGNIELGHNVNLGYYAQNQEELLDLNDTVYETLDKIAVGDIRTKLRDILGAFLFRGDDVNKRVSVLSGGEKSRLAMAKLILNPYNLLALDEPTNHMDIRSKDILKQSLSKYNGTLVVVSHDRDFLDGLVTKVLEFKEGRIREHIGTVSDYLDSLKKEQSNIDKPVQSASKPSHIKIGESKQRKEEDKDSRRKKQLIERCESVIEDTEKEIKLVEIELAELPDKNKLAELINKYDVLKEKLSKLMEDWEKLHN, encoded by the coding sequence GTGATATCAATTAATGATCTTAATGTATCCTTTGGTGGATATGACCTATTTAGTGATGTAAATTTTCACGTAGGAGACAAGGATAAAATCGGACTGGTTGGAAAAAATGGATCAGGCAAATCAACAATTTTAAAAATTTTAGCAGGTATTAACAAACCATCGTCCGGGAGAGTAATGATTCCTTCTACAGAGAAGATTGGCTATCTTCCTCAGGAGATGGAGCATAATAGAGATAAAAGTGTCATTGATGAAGCAATGATGGCTTTTTCGTACATTGACAAAATTAAGGCAGAAATAGAGTACATTTCATTACAATTAGCAGAAAGAGAAGACTATGAGAGTGATACATATCATAAACTAATAGTCAGCCTAAATGATTTTCATGATAAACTATCAATTGTCGAGACAGGAAATCCAAGAGGTGATGCTGAAAAAACACTTTCTGGACTTGGTTTCAGATCAGATGAGCTTAACAGACCAACCTCTACTTTTAGTCAGGGATGGAATATGAGGATTGAATTAGCAAAAATCCTTTTATCATCCCCTTCTACTCTTCTTTTGGACGAACCTACCAACCACCTAGATATTGAGTCTATCCAATGGCTGGAAGAGTACCTGATATCTTATCAGGGGGCCTTAATATTAGTCTCTCACGACAGAAGGTTTTTAGACAGAGTAACGAATAGAACTGTTGAACTGATGCTTGGGAAAATTCATGATTATAAAGTCCCATACACAAAATATCTTGGGTTGAGAAAAGAGAGGATGGAGCAACAGTTTGCTGCTTACGAAAATCAGCAGAGAATGATTGAAAAGAGTGAGGAGTTTATTGAACGATTCAGATATAAGGCGACTAAATCAAATCAAGTACAATCCAGAATAAAACAGTTGGATAAAATTGAGAGAATAGAGGTAGATGAAGAAGATACTTCATCAATTATTGTAAAATTTCCACCGGCTCCAAGATCAGGAAATGTTGTTGTAAAGACTAAAAATTTAACAAAATCTTACGGAGATAAGATTGTTTTTTCGAATGCAGATATTGTAATTGAGAGAGGAGAGAAAATAGCATTAGTGGGAAGAAATGGAGAAGGAAAAACAACCTTTATGAAATTATTGTGTAAGGACATTGATCCCACAAGTGGAAATATTGAACTTGGACATAATGTTAACTTAGGTTATTATGCACAGAATCAAGAGGAGCTCTTGGATTTGAATGATACTGTTTATGAAACACTTGATAAAATTGCTGTTGGAGATATCCGGACTAAATTGAGGGATATCTTGGGTGCGTTCCTTTTTAGAGGAGATGATGTAAATAAGAGGGTTTCTGTGCTCAGTGGTGGAGAAAAGTCAAGACTGGCTATGGCTAAATTAATTTTAAATCCATATAATCTCCTTGCATTGGACGAGCCAACAAATCACATGGATATTAGATCAAAAGATATATTAAAACAATCTCTCTCAAAATATAACGGAACTTTAGTTGTCGTTTCTCACGACAGAGATTTTCTGGATGGGCTTGTTACTAAAGTTTTAGAATTTAAGGAGGGAAGAATACGAGAACATATAGGTACTGTATCTGACTATCTTGACTCTTTGAAAAAAGAACAAAGTAATATAGATAAGCCTGTTCAATCGGCTTCAAAACCGAGCCATATTAAAATTGGAGAGAGTAAACAGAGAAAAGAGGAAGACAAAGATTCCCGAAGAAAAAAGCAATTGATTGAACGCTGCGAGTCAGTAATTGAAGATACAGAGAAGGAGATAAAGCTGGTTGAAATTGAATTAGCAGAATTACCCGATAAAAATAAACTTGCTGAACTAATCAATAAATATGATGTTTTAAAGGAGAAACTCTCTAAATTGATGGAAGATTGGGAGAAACTTCATAATTAA
- a CDS encoding BamA/TamA family outer membrane protein, whose protein sequence is MKCCFFRVFFTFMIIISLSSCSTVKVVPEGEYRLKKNSIIIPVNSRVKESELVPYIRQKPNSEFLFGWNPFLSIYNWSNGTGNGWDRFVTRLGQAPVLYDSTLVDKSNDNIISHLESLGYYNSTVNDSVRLKSKLADVTYYVYPGKRYSISSISYDITDDSLRLFILSDSINSLVKKGNYLSEKNLEAESERVTLQLRDLGYYNFTKSYFSYIADTLIHSDSARLTIKVLNYTRNEKPEDSRKHNKYSIRKVRIYPSYDPTEISSVMSSISDTVIINGVETITPKESIIKPSVLYKMNQIRPGDLYNEHKVNSTYDRLVALRLFSGVNIQFDELAEKERDSLGNLGVISTIRLTPSKMQGYKINIEASSNSNGLLGISPAISYYHKNIFRGGEWLNLGFMGNFQFKFNDPIKSTELGVSAGISTPNFLLLPDKIFKYSVPRTEINLSYNYQNRPEFTRNLISINYGYNWNNGKMYYRVNPVQLNIVKLNNVSEQFYNNLTDPFLRNSYMNHFDMGAGATLYYTTDPSPYPKQSFFYIRWINDISGNLLSLFNNKLPVDTTGARKIWNTPYSQYFRTDLTISKTWKIDDKNAFSARLNGGLGVAYGNSKSLPFEKLFYAGGANSLRGWQARSVGPGSSVVDTTFSIPNQTGDIKLEFNAEFRFLMFWKVEGALFTDLGNIWTIKAEQGREEGLFRINNFYKSIAFNWGFGARLNLDFVILRLDLGMVAYDPIKQNWIKPFNWFKKDTYSLQFGVGYPF, encoded by the coding sequence ATGAAGTGCTGTTTTTTTAGAGTTTTCTTTACATTTATGATAATTATCTCATTATCATCGTGCAGCACTGTAAAAGTAGTTCCTGAAGGAGAATATCGGTTAAAGAAAAATTCAATTATTATTCCAGTAAATTCAAGGGTTAAAGAATCAGAATTAGTGCCATATATAAGACAAAAGCCTAATAGTGAATTTCTGTTTGGATGGAACCCTTTCTTAAGCATATATAACTGGAGTAACGGGACTGGTAATGGCTGGGATAGATTTGTAACCAGACTTGGTCAAGCTCCAGTCTTGTATGACAGTACTTTGGTTGATAAAAGCAATGATAATATTATAAGTCATCTTGAATCACTCGGTTACTATAATAGCACAGTGAATGATTCGGTAAGATTAAAAAGCAAACTAGCTGATGTTACATATTATGTATATCCAGGAAAAAGATATTCTATATCAAGTATATCTTACGATATAACTGATGACTCTCTGAGATTATTTATTTTATCAGACTCAATTAACTCTCTGGTTAAGAAAGGGAATTATCTCTCCGAAAAAAACCTGGAAGCAGAAAGTGAGAGAGTTACTCTACAACTCAGAGATTTAGGATACTATAATTTTACAAAAAGTTATTTCTCTTATATTGCAGACACTCTGATTCATTCAGATTCTGCAAGGTTAACAATAAAAGTTTTGAATTATACAAGAAACGAAAAACCTGAAGATTCCAGAAAGCATAATAAGTATTCAATCAGAAAAGTTAGAATCTACCCCTCTTACGATCCAACAGAGATATCATCGGTTATGTCAAGCATTAGTGACACAGTAATAATTAATGGAGTAGAAACAATAACGCCTAAAGAATCAATAATTAAGCCTTCTGTCCTATATAAGATGAACCAAATAAGGCCCGGAGACCTTTATAATGAGCATAAAGTTAATAGCACCTATGACAGGTTGGTTGCATTAAGACTATTTTCGGGTGTAAACATTCAATTTGACGAACTGGCTGAAAAAGAGAGAGATTCCCTGGGAAATCTTGGAGTAATCAGCACAATCAGGCTTACTCCTTCAAAAATGCAAGGTTATAAGATAAACATAGAGGCATCAAGTAACTCGAATGGTCTTTTAGGTATATCTCCCGCCATTTCATATTATCATAAAAATATTTTCAGGGGTGGAGAGTGGCTCAATTTAGGATTTATGGGAAATTTTCAGTTTAAATTCAATGATCCAATAAAATCAACAGAATTAGGTGTTTCAGCAGGTATTTCAACTCCAAATTTTTTGTTACTTCCAGATAAAATATTTAAATATTCAGTTCCCAGAACTGAAATAAACCTAAGTTACAATTATCAAAACAGACCTGAATTTACAAGGAATTTGATTTCAATTAATTACGGATACAACTGGAATAATGGAAAAATGTATTATAGAGTCAATCCGGTTCAATTGAATATTGTTAAACTTAATAATGTTTCCGAACAATTTTATAACAATCTGACTGACCCCTTTTTAAGAAATTCATATATGAATCACTTTGATATGGGTGCAGGAGCTACATTGTACTACACAACAGATCCCTCTCCATATCCTAAACAATCTTTCTTTTATATCAGATGGATCAACGATATATCAGGAAATCTTCTTAGTCTATTTAACAATAAATTGCCTGTTGACACAACTGGTGCCAGAAAAATTTGGAATACTCCATATTCTCAGTATTTTAGAACTGATTTAACTATTTCCAAAACCTGGAAAATTGATGATAAAAACGCTTTTTCAGCAAGATTAAATGGTGGTTTAGGAGTGGCATATGGTAACTCAAAATCCTTACCTTTTGAAAAACTCTTTTATGCCGGAGGTGCCAATAGTTTAAGGGGCTGGCAGGCAAGATCGGTAGGTCCTGGATCTTCTGTTGTTGATACAACTTTTTCAATTCCAAATCAAACAGGAGATATTAAACTTGAATTTAACGCTGAATTTCGTTTTCTAATGTTTTGGAAGGTAGAGGGTGCTCTTTTTACGGACTTGGGTAATATATGGACAATCAAAGCAGAACAGGGCAGGGAAGAGGGTTTGTTCAGAATCAATAACTTTTATAAAAGCATCGCATTTAACTGGGGATTCGGAGCAAGATTGAATTTAGATTTTGTAATTCTTCGTCTTGATTTAGGGATGGTTGCTTACGATCCTATTAAGCAAAACTGGATTAAACCATTTAATTGGTTTAAAAAAGATACATATAGTTTGCAGTTTGGTGTTGGCTATCCCTTTTAG
- the rlmB gene encoding 23S rRNA (guanosine(2251)-2'-O)-methyltransferase RlmB, which yields MENKNEYLFGMHPVLEALEAGKRIEKVMFRQGLEGPQFHRLLKLLQEAGVNVQFVPDERLNRFTKGRHQGVVAMISQVEYTSLEKMVEDALSSDSAPIILLLDGVSDVRNFGATARSAECAGAKGIILPAKGGAAVNAEAIKTSAGALLRVPAAKVPNLRAAVYFLMESGFQIVAATERGDESIYEINFKQPTAVIMGSEERGISDSLLAISEHKAKIPQAGKIGSLNISVAASVIMFEALRQKAITV from the coding sequence ATGGAAAATAAAAACGAGTATCTCTTTGGAATGCATCCTGTTTTGGAGGCTTTGGAAGCTGGAAAGAGAATTGAAAAAGTAATGTTTCGTCAAGGGCTGGAGGGTCCTCAATTTCATCGCCTCTTAAAATTACTCCAAGAGGCAGGTGTAAATGTCCAGTTTGTTCCAGATGAAAGGCTAAACAGATTTACAAAGGGAAGACATCAGGGAGTTGTTGCAATGATATCCCAGGTAGAGTACACATCTTTGGAGAAGATGGTAGAAGATGCTCTCTCTTCCGATTCTGCGCCAATTATACTATTACTGGATGGCGTAAGCGATGTGAGAAATTTTGGAGCAACAGCCAGAAGTGCTGAATGCGCAGGAGCAAAGGGAATAATACTTCCCGCCAAGGGAGGAGCAGCAGTTAACGCAGAGGCAATAAAAACATCAGCAGGTGCCCTGTTAAGAGTTCCTGCAGCAAAAGTCCCAAATTTAAGAGCTGCAGTTTATTTTTTGATGGAGAGTGGTTTCCAGATTGTTGCCGCTACAGAAAGAGGAGACGAGAGTATTTACGAGATTAATTTTAAACAGCCAACTGCTGTAATTATGGGATCAGAAGAGAGAGGGATATCTGATTCTCTTCTTGCAATATCAGAACATAAGGCCAAAATACCTCAGGCAGGTAAAATAGGCTCACTTAACATATCAGTTGCTGCTTCTGTTATAATGTTTGAGGCTTTGCGCCAAAAAGCGATAACCGTCTGA
- the rmuC gene encoding DNA recombination protein RmuC, which produces MEIIVFILSGILLGGLIGWFLGNNNISNKCYKLEQELASSVTENRVRLEAADKIITDKINDLALLKEEINQVKEKLYLTNERLAASQAVNSALNDKLKNQKTEMDEMSKKFNLEFENIANKIFETKSEKFTELNKTNLKAILDPLGKNIDEFKSKVTEVYDKESKERFSLGEKVKELALLNQTISEEAKNLTKALKGEAKTQGRWGEMILEKILEMSGLRKDEEYTIEEQLTDDSGKPLRSESLDSKMRPDAIVKYPDNRNVIIDSKVSLNAFIRHIEASDPLVQQKELDDHINAVKNHIIALSNKGYDDYKKSLDFVMMFIPSEPAYIAAIKGDPDLWSFAYERRILIMSPTNLITSLKLIVDLWKREYQNRNAIAIAERGAKLYDKFVGFVDNLKDMGVYLEKAVEKYDESYKQLTTGKDNLVLQTEKLKKLGLKTKKEIKFDIEEYDSDESD; this is translated from the coding sequence ATGGAAATAATTGTGTTTATATTATCCGGAATACTTCTTGGCGGTTTAATCGGCTGGTTTCTCGGAAATAATAATATTTCAAATAAATGCTATAAACTTGAACAGGAGTTAGCTTCATCAGTTACTGAAAACAGAGTCCGGCTTGAAGCTGCTGATAAAATAATTACCGATAAAATTAATGATTTAGCCCTTTTAAAAGAGGAAATTAACCAAGTAAAAGAGAAGCTATACTTAACAAATGAGAGACTTGCCGCATCCCAGGCAGTAAATAGTGCTTTAAACGACAAGCTCAAGAACCAAAAAACTGAAATGGATGAGATGTCAAAAAAGTTCAATCTCGAGTTTGAAAATATTGCAAATAAAATTTTTGAAACAAAGAGCGAGAAATTCACAGAGTTAAATAAGACAAATCTCAAAGCGATACTTGACCCCTTAGGAAAAAACATAGATGAGTTTAAGTCAAAGGTAACCGAAGTGTACGATAAGGAATCTAAAGAGAGATTCTCTCTTGGTGAAAAAGTCAAAGAGCTCGCTCTATTAAATCAGACAATCAGTGAAGAGGCTAAAAACCTTACTAAAGCATTAAAGGGTGAAGCTAAGACACAAGGAAGATGGGGCGAAATGATTCTTGAGAAAATTCTTGAGATGTCCGGTTTAAGAAAAGATGAAGAGTACACTATTGAAGAGCAACTTACCGATGATTCCGGTAAGCCATTAAGATCAGAATCATTAGACTCAAAAATGAGACCAGATGCAATAGTTAAATATCCTGACAACAGAAATGTAATTATTGACTCAAAAGTTTCGTTAAATGCATTCATAAGGCATATTGAAGCATCGGATCCACTTGTTCAGCAAAAGGAGTTGGATGACCACATAAATGCCGTTAAAAATCATATAATTGCATTAAGCAATAAAGGATATGATGATTATAAAAAATCTCTTGATTTTGTAATGATGTTTATTCCCAGCGAGCCTGCTTATATTGCTGCAATAAAAGGAGACCCGGATTTGTGGAGTTTTGCATATGAAAGAAGAATCCTGATAATGAGTCCTACTAATCTTATAACTTCATTGAAACTCATCGTTGATCTTTGGAAAAGAGAGTATCAAAACAGGAATGCGATTGCTATTGCTGAAAGAGGGGCAAAGTTATACGATAAATTTGTTGGTTTTGTAGACAATCTCAAGGATATGGGAGTATATCTTGAAAAAGCTGTTGAAAAATACGATGAATCATATAAACAATTAACAACAGGTAAAGATAATTTGGTCCTTCAGACTGAGAAGCTGAAGAAACTGGGTCTTAAAACAAAAAAAGAGATTAAATTTGATATTGAAGAGTATGATTCAGACGAATCAGATTAG
- the mnmE gene encoding tRNA uridine-5-carboxymethylaminomethyl(34) synthesis GTPase MnmE, which produces MDYNNNLKKGDTICAIATSGGSTAISVIRVSGDLAIDISNNIFRPISGPSLTNSAPRKMRFGKIVKGEELIDEVLIVFFSSPNSYTGENLVEIYCHGSPYIRKEIMMLLFSYGARQADPGEFSLRAFLNGKMDLSQAEAVADLISSETSAAHKVAINQMKGGFSKELSQMRSSLLNLVSLMELELDFSEEDVEFADRNHLNNLLKDVKNHLEKLIDSFSLGNVIKNGVPVAIVGATNTGKSTLLNSLLGEDRAIVSDIHGTTRDFIEDLVNIGGTSFRFIDTAGIRNTEEKIEILGIERTFEKIKRAALVVLLLDSERPDGFHDSLLKIKESLDSLSQPLIIAINKTDSLQNEEASKHIINNVIGISKKIGLLPVSVLPLSAKNKTGIDKLKEVISSAGEIKNMPSDSLLVTNIRHHQALILALDALVRVEEGILMNISTDLLTQDIRESLFHLGEIVGEINSEEILGNIFSKFCIGK; this is translated from the coding sequence ATGGATTACAATAATAACTTAAAAAAGGGTGATACAATTTGTGCTATTGCTACCTCTGGCGGTAGCACAGCTATATCAGTAATCAGGGTAAGCGGAGATTTAGCGATAGATATTTCGAATAATATTTTCAGACCTATCTCCGGCCCATCTTTAACTAACAGTGCGCCCAGAAAAATGAGATTTGGGAAAATTGTAAAGGGAGAAGAATTAATTGATGAGGTTCTTATTGTTTTCTTTTCTTCTCCAAATTCATACACAGGAGAAAATCTTGTGGAAATTTATTGCCACGGATCTCCATATATTAGAAAAGAGATAATGATGTTGCTCTTTTCATATGGTGCACGACAAGCTGATCCCGGAGAATTTTCTTTAAGAGCATTTCTTAATGGTAAGATGGATCTCTCACAAGCAGAGGCTGTTGCAGACCTAATCTCATCTGAAACTTCAGCTGCTCACAAAGTTGCAATAAATCAAATGAAAGGTGGGTTTTCAAAAGAACTATCTCAAATGAGGTCCTCTTTATTGAATTTAGTATCGCTTATGGAGCTTGAACTTGATTTTAGCGAAGAAGATGTTGAATTTGCAGACAGAAATCATTTAAATAATCTTTTAAAAGATGTTAAGAATCACCTCGAAAAACTTATCGACTCTTTTTCTTTAGGTAATGTAATTAAAAATGGTGTACCTGTTGCAATTGTTGGTGCCACAAATACAGGAAAAAGTACACTTTTAAACTCACTCCTTGGTGAGGATAGAGCCATAGTTTCAGATATACATGGAACAACAAGAGATTTCATTGAAGATCTTGTTAACATAGGTGGTACATCTTTCAGGTTTATTGATACAGCAGGAATAAGAAATACTGAAGAAAAAATTGAAATACTTGGCATAGAAAGAACTTTTGAGAAGATAAAAAGAGCTGCTTTAGTTGTATTGCTTCTTGATTCAGAGAGACCTGACGGGTTTCATGATAGTTTACTTAAAATAAAAGAATCCTTAGATTCTCTGTCACAACCACTAATAATTGCTATTAATAAGACTGACTCTTTACAAAATGAAGAGGCCTCTAAACATATAATTAATAATGTAATTGGAATCTCAAAAAAAATTGGGTTATTACCTGTATCGGTGTTGCCTCTCTCTGCAAAGAATAAAACAGGAATTGACAAACTTAAAGAGGTTATCTCCTCTGCCGGCGAAATTAAAAATATGCCATCAGATTCACTTTTAGTAACAAATATTCGCCACCATCAGGCGTTAATTTTAGCGCTTGATGCTTTAGTAAGAGTTGAAGAGGGCATACTGATGAATATATCGACTGACCTCTTAACACAAGACATAAGAGAGTCTCTTTTCCATTTGGGTGAGATTGTTGGTGAGATTAATTCGGAAGAGATTTTAGGCAATATTTTCAGTAAATTTTGTATCGGGAAATAA
- a CDS encoding arginine decarboxylase, with product MKNKYIDLIEQSFEFPQDEFRVEDGELYFHNIPVMDLIEQYGTPLKITYLPKISSQIQRAKRMFNVAMAKVDYKGDYNYCYCTKSSHFSFVMEEALKNDIHIETSSAFDLNLIEALQEQNIVSKDHYIICNGYKKDIYIENIAGFITNGWKNTIPVLDNMNEFDQLDAAIESNIKIGIRIAAEEEPKFEFYTSRLGIRYSDIIPFYESKIKKNKKFSLKMLHFFINTGIRDNAYYWNELSKCVSVYCDLKAICPELDSLNIGGGFPIKNSLAQDYDYEYMAEEIIAQIKSICQQRNIQEPNIFTEFGSFTVGESGATIYQVMGQKQQNDRERWYMVDSSFMTTLPDTWGLKQRFILLPINKWNDEYQRVFLGGLTCDSQDYYNAEAHANAIFLPVINGEGPLYIGFFHTGAYQESIAGFGGIQHCLQPAPKHIIIDLDENGEYFTKLFSKEQTYKSMLKILGY from the coding sequence ATGAAGAACAAATACATTGATTTGATTGAGCAGTCATTTGAGTTTCCTCAAGACGAATTTAGAGTAGAAGATGGAGAACTCTACTTCCACAATATTCCCGTGATGGATTTAATTGAGCAATATGGGACACCATTAAAAATCACATATCTTCCTAAGATATCATCGCAGATACAAAGAGCTAAAAGAATGTTTAATGTAGCTATGGCAAAGGTGGATTATAAGGGTGATTATAACTATTGCTATTGTACCAAAAGCTCTCATTTCTCATTTGTTATGGAGGAGGCGCTCAAAAACGATATCCATATAGAGACATCTTCAGCATTTGACTTGAATCTCATTGAAGCTCTGCAAGAGCAGAATATCGTTAGTAAAGACCATTATATTATTTGCAACGGATATAAAAAGGATATTTACATCGAGAACATTGCCGGGTTTATTACTAACGGGTGGAAAAACACAATTCCGGTACTTGATAATATGAACGAATTTGACCAACTTGATGCTGCCATAGAGAGTAATATTAAGATAGGCATAAGAATAGCTGCAGAAGAGGAACCTAAATTTGAATTTTACACATCCAGGTTAGGTATAAGGTACAGTGACATAATACCTTTTTACGAAAGTAAAATCAAAAAGAACAAGAAATTCTCGCTAAAAATGCTTCATTTCTTTATAAACACAGGGATCCGAGATAATGCATATTACTGGAATGAATTAAGCAAGTGTGTTTCTGTATACTGTGATTTAAAGGCTATCTGTCCTGAGCTTGATTCCCTTAATATTGGTGGTGGTTTTCCGATAAAGAATTCTCTTGCGCAGGATTATGACTATGAGTATATGGCTGAGGAAATTATTGCTCAAATAAAGAGTATTTGTCAACAAAGGAATATTCAGGAGCCCAATATTTTTACAGAATTCGGGAGCTTTACCGTTGGTGAAAGCGGGGCAACAATATATCAGGTAATGGGTCAAAAGCAACAAAACGACAGAGAGAGGTGGTATATGGTAGATAGCTCTTTTATGACCACTTTACCTGATACATGGGGTTTAAAACAGAGGTTTATTCTGTTGCCAATCAACAAGTGGAACGACGAGTATCAGAGAGTATTTCTTGGGGGGCTAACATGTGATAGTCAGGACTATTATAATGCAGAGGCCCATGCCAATGCAATCTTTCTTCCTGTAATTAACGGAGAAGGTCCGCTTTATATCGGCTTCTTCCATACAGGAGCATACCAGGAGTCTATTGCAGGTTTTGGAGGGATTCAACATTGTTTACAACCTGCCCCAAAACATATAATTATTGACCTTGATGAAAATGGCGAGTATTTTACAAAACTTTTCAGCAAAGAGCAGACATATAAATCAATGTTGAAAATTTTAGGCTATTGA
- a CDS encoding DNA alkylation repair protein: MDKKEIVSLFYKNKDADRGREMSAYMRNHFPFLGIGSQKRADLSRIFLSKIDKKEEIDWEFVCYCFNLPEREFTYLAISYLDKLKKNILPEDLSKFEQIALIRPWWDSIDSLSPLIGFVYLKYPIYSEKFINKWMNSDIFWLIRISIIFQLKYKNNTNIELLSKSILNNKNSNEFFINKAIGWALREYSKTNPSWVFEFVKSNKLSNLSEREALRIINR; encoded by the coding sequence ATGGATAAAAAAGAGATTGTTTCGCTATTCTATAAAAATAAAGATGCTGACAGAGGGCGGGAAATGTCTGCATATATGAGAAATCATTTCCCTTTTTTAGGTATTGGATCACAAAAAAGAGCAGATTTATCCAGAATATTTTTATCAAAAATTGATAAAAAGGAGGAAATTGACTGGGAGTTTGTGTGTTACTGTTTTAATCTTCCTGAGAGAGAGTTCACTTACTTAGCGATTAGTTATCTGGATAAACTGAAAAAGAATATATTACCGGAAGATCTTTCTAAGTTTGAACAAATAGCTTTAATCCGTCCATGGTGGGATAGTATTGACTCTTTGTCTCCGCTGATTGGATTTGTTTATCTTAAATATCCGATTTATTCTGAAAAATTTATCAATAAATGGATGAACTCTGATATATTTTGGCTTATAAGAATATCAATTATATTTCAACTTAAATACAAGAATAATACCAATATAGAATTATTATCTAAATCAATACTTAATAATAAAAACAGTAATGAGTTTTTTATTAATAAAGCCATCGGCTGGGCACTGCGAGAATATTCAAAAACCAATCCCTCATGGGTTTTCGAATTTGTTAAGAGTAATAAATTAAGTAACTTAAGTGAGAGAGAGGCTTTAAGAATTATTAATAGATAG
- a CDS encoding RNA methyltransferase — protein MISKQELKFVRSLSQKKFRDENSMFIIEGEKMLIEAEKSGAAILKVYYRDQIGVDNMAKISQLSSPPPLLAVVKMDDSFSEVPPNPEKLQLAIDNIKDPGNLGTIIRIADWFGIDDIYLSSESVEVYNPKCVQSTMGALFRVRVHYVNLSKLIENCFKSMPVYGTFLGSPSIYDLNLEPRGIIVMGSESDGISTEVQRFIKNKITIPPFPSDSKRSESLNVAVATAVVCSEFRRLSLFGAKPQTL, from the coding sequence ATGATTTCAAAACAGGAGCTTAAGTTTGTAAGATCTCTCTCTCAGAAGAAATTCAGAGATGAAAACTCAATGTTTATTATTGAGGGCGAGAAGATGCTGATTGAAGCAGAGAAGTCTGGGGCAGCTATTCTTAAAGTTTATTACAGAGACCAAATTGGAGTTGATAATATGGCCAAAATATCTCAGCTATCTTCTCCCCCGCCTCTTCTGGCTGTTGTAAAAATGGATGATTCTTTTTCAGAAGTACCTCCAAATCCCGAGAAACTGCAACTTGCCATTGATAATATTAAGGATCCCGGAAACCTGGGCACAATAATCAGAATAGCTGACTGGTTTGGAATTGATGATATCTATCTCTCGTCAGAATCTGTTGAAGTATATAATCCAAAATGTGTTCAATCAACAATGGGTGCATTATTCAGAGTAAGGGTACATTATGTAAATCTTTCCAAGCTTATAGAAAATTGTTTCAAGTCAATGCCGGTGTATGGAACATTTCTGGGATCACCATCAATTTACGATTTAAATCTTGAACCCCGAGGGATTATTGTAATGGGAAGTGAATCCGATGGTATATCAACAGAGGTTCAGAGATTTATCAAAAATAAAATCACAATACCTCCATTTCCATCTGATTCTAAAAGAAGTGAATCTCTAAATGTTGCAGTTGCAACAGCTGTAGTATGCTCTGAGTTCAGACGGTTATCGCTTTTTGGCGCAAAGCCTCAAACATTATAA